A genome region from Glycine max cultivar Williams 82 chromosome 5, Glycine_max_v4.0, whole genome shotgun sequence includes the following:
- the LOC100782272 gene encoding GDSL esterase/lipase At3g27950: protein MNCRRLLYVVVWFNLCVACTFIQVSAGNASNFSKCWFPAIYNFGDSNSDTGAVFAAFTGVKPPNGISFFGSLSGRASDGRLIIDFMTEELKLPYLNAYLDSVGSNYRHGANFAVGGSSIRPGGFSPFPLGLQVAQFLLFKSRTNTLFNQLSNNRTEPPFKNSVPRPEDFSRALYTFDIGQNDLAFGLQHTSQEQVIKSIPEILNQFFQAVQQLYNVGARVFWIHNTGPIGCLPYSYIYYEPKKGNVDANGCVKPQNDLAQEFNRQLKDQVFQIRRKFPLAKFTYVDVYTAKYELISNARNQGFVSPLEFCCGSYYGYHINCGKTAIVNGTVYGNPCKNPSQHVSWDGIHYSQAANQWVAKRILYGSLSDPPVQIGQACF from the exons ATGAATTGTAGGAGGCTGCTTTATGTAGTTGTGTGGTTCAATCTCTGTGTAGCATGCACATTCATTCAAGTTTCAgctgggaatgcctctaacttCAGCAAATGTTGGTTCCCAGCAATTTACAACTTTGGTGACTCAAATTCAGACACAGGAGCTGTTTTTGCAGCATTCACAGGGGTGAAGCCTCCTAATGGCATAAGCTTCTTTGGAAGCCTCTCAGGAAGGGCTTCTGATGGCCGTCTCATCATAGATTTTATGA CTGAAGAGTTGAAGCTGCCATACCTGAATGCATATTTGGACTCAGTTGGATCCAATTACAGGCATGGTGCAAACTTTGCAGTAGGAGGCTCCTCCATTCGGCCTGGTGGTTTTAGTCCATTCCCTCTTGGCCTTCAAGTAGCTCAGTTCCTACTGTTCAAGTCTCGCACCAACACTCTTTTTAATCAGCTTTCTAACAACA GGACAGAACCACCTTTCAAGAATAGTGTTCCAAGGCCTGAGGACTTTTCCAGAGCCCTATACACCTTTGATATTGGACAAAATGATCTTGCCTTTGGTCTTCAACACACTTCACAGGAACAAGTTATAAAGTCAATTCCTGAAATCTTAAACCAGTTCTTCCAAGCAGTGCAG CAACTATACAATGTAGGGGCAAGAGTGTTCTGGATTCATAACACCGGTCCAATTGGTTGCTTGCCCTATAGTTACATTTATTATGAGCCCAAGAAGGGTAACGTAGATGCAAATGGCTGTGTAAAACCTCAGAATGATCTTGCTCAGGAATTTAACAGGCAGCTCAAGGACCAAGTGTTTCAGATAAGGAGAAAGTTCCCACTTGCAAAATTTACATATGTTGATGTGTATACTGCCAAGTATGAACTAATCAGCAATGCAAGAAACCAAG GTTTTGTGAGTCCATTGGAGTTCTGTTGTGGCAGTTACTATGGTTACCACATAAATTGTGGGAAGACAGCCATAGTAAATGGAACAGTATATGGAAATCCATGCAAAAATCCTTCCCAACATGTTAGTTGGGATGGCATACACTACTCTCAAGCAGCAAATCAATGGGTTGCTAAAAGAATTCTCTATGGATCCCTCTCTGATCCACCTGTTCAAATAGGGCAGGCATGTTTCTGA
- the LOC100781737 gene encoding protein KINESIN LIGHT CHAIN-RELATED 2 isoform X1: MPGLAMDELNVNSAAEEPSGSYKENFAQQASPRSTLSPRSIQSDSIDLAIDGVVDTSIEQLYHNVCEMRSSDHSPSRASFYSYDYDGESRIDSELGHLAGDIVDLEITKEVVTENKEDSNANAEKDVVVSKKDDNNQSSPNTKVIEGSSKATPKRSEKGVRKANGTYRTRRNRRELGLKGIEERIAAGLDNPELGPFLLKQTRDMISSGENPRKALDLAVRALKSFEICADGKPSLDMVMCLHVLATIYCNLGQYNEAIPVLERSIDIPVLEDGQEHALAKFAGCMQLGDTYAMMGQIENSLLFYAAGLEIQGQVLGETDPRFGETCRYVAEAHVQALQFDEAEKLCQMALDIHRGNGAPASIEEAADRRLMGLICDSKGDYEAALEHYVLASMAIAANDHEADVASVDCSIGDAYLALARYDEAVFSYQKALTVFKSTKGENHPTVASVYVRLADLYNKIGKFKESKSYCENALRIFGKIKPGIPSEEIASGLIDVAAIYQSMNDLEKGLKLLKKALKIYGNAPGQQSTVAGIEAQMGVMYYLLGNYSDSYNIFKSAIAKFRASGEKKTALFGIALNQMGLACVQCYAINEAADLFEEAKTILEKEYAPYHPDTLGVYSNLAGTYDAMGRVDDAIEILEYVVGMREEKLGTANPDVDDERRRLEELLKEAGRARNRRSRRSLETLLDTNSQLIKNNGITVL, translated from the exons ATGCCTGGTTTAGCCATGGATGAATTGAATGTAAATAGTGCAGCAGAGGAACCAAGTGGGAGTTATAAGGAAAACTTTGCTCAACAAGCATCACCAAGGAGTACACTGAGTCCAAGAAGCATTCAGAGTGATTCAATTGATTTGGCTATTGATGGAGTGGTGGATACCTCAATTGAGCAATTGTATCACAATGTGTGTGAAATGAGGAGCTCTGATCACTCACCCTCCAGGGCTAGTTTCTACTCTTACGACTATGATGGTGAGTCAAGGATTGATTCAGAACTGGGCCATCTTGCTGGTGATATTGTGGATTTGGAGATCACAAAGGAGGTGGTCACAGAGAATAAAGAGGACTCCAATGCcaatgctgagaaagatgttgtTGTGTCAAAGAAGGATGACAATAACCAATCTTCACCAAACACAAAAGTCATTGAAGGATCATCCAAGGCAACTCCGAAGAGGAGCGAAAAGGGTGTCCGAAAAGCAAATGGCACTTACCGTACGAGGAGGAATAGGAGGGAGCTTGGTTTGAAGGGGATCGAGGAGCGTATTGCTGCAGGTTTAGATAATCCTGAATTGGGACCATTTTTGCTCAAGCAAACAAGAGATATGATCTCCTCGGGTGAGAATCCTCGAAAAGCGCTTGATTTGGCTGTTAGAGCTTTGAAATCATTTGAGATTTGTGCAGATGGGAAACCGAGTTTGGACATGGTCATGTGTCTGCATGTCTTGGCAACAATATACTGTAATTTAGGACAGTACAATGAGGCCATTCCCGTTCTTGAGCGTTCCATTGATATTCCGGTGTTGGAGGATGGCCAAGAGCATGCACTGGCTAAGTTTGCAGGGTGCATGCAATTGGGTGACACTTATGCAATGATGGGGCAGATTGAGAATTCTCTGCTGTTTTATGCAGCAGGTCTTGAGATTCAAGGGCAGGTCCTGGGGGAAACAGACCCGAGATTCGGCGAGACATGCCGGTATGTGGCCGAGGCACATGTTCAGGCACTGCAGTTTGATGAGGCTGAGAAGCTGTGTCAGATGGCTCTTGACATTCACAGGGGAAATGGAGCTCCTGCTTCCATTGAGGAAGCAGCAGATAGGAGACTAATGGGGCTTATCTGTGACTCAAAGGGTGATTATGAAGCTGCTCTAGAGCATTATGTTTTGGCAAGCATGGCTATTGCTGCAAATGATCATGAAGCAGATGTGGCTTCAGTTGATTGCAGCATAGGTGATGCCTACCTGGCGTTGGCACGCTATGATGAGGCGGTGTTTTCTTATCAGAAAGCACTCACTGTGTTCAAATCAACCAAAGGAGAGAATCATCCAACAGTTGCTTCAGTCTATGTTAGGTTGGCTGATCTGTACAACAAGATAGGGAAGTTCAAAGAATCCAAATCTTACTGTGAAAATGCACTCAGGATTTTCGGCAAGATCAAGCCAGGGATCCCCTCAGAAGAGATTGCTAGTGGCTTGATAGATGTTGCTGCAATCTATCAATCCATGAATGATTTGGAGAAAGGGTTGAAGTTGCTCAAAAAGGCCTTGAAGATATATGGCAATGCTCCTGGCCAACAAAGCACTGTTGCAGGAATTGAGGCCCAAATGGGGGTTATGTATTACTTGCTAGGGAACTATTCTGATTCTTACAACATCTTCAAAAGCGCCATTGCCAAATTTCGTGCAAGCGGAGAGAAGAAAACCgctttgtttggaattgctttGAACCAAATGGGCCTTGCCTGTGTGCAGTGTTATGCTATAAATGAGGCAGCAGATTTGTTTGAAGAGGCCAAGACTATATTGGAAAAAGAGTATGCTCCATATCATCCAGACACCTTAGGGGTCTATAGCAATCTAGCAGGCACCTATGATGCAATGGGAAG AGTGGATGATGCCATTGAAATTTTGGAATATGTAGTTGGCATGAGAGAAGAGAAGCTTGGAACAGCAAACCCAGATGTGGATGATGAGAGGCGTAGGTTGGAAGAGTTGTTGAAAGAAGCCGGCAGGGCCCGAAACAGGAGATCAAGAAGATCATTGGAAACTCTCCTTGACACCAATTCTCAGCTTATAAAAAACAATGGCATTACGGTCCTATAA
- the LOC100781737 gene encoding protein KINESIN LIGHT CHAIN-RELATED 2 isoform X2 — MDELNVNSAAEEPSGSYKENFAQQASPRSTLSPRSIQSDSIDLAIDGVVDTSIEQLYHNVCEMRSSDHSPSRASFYSYDYDGESRIDSELGHLAGDIVDLEITKEVVTENKEDSNANAEKDVVVSKKDDNNQSSPNTKVIEGSSKATPKRSEKGVRKANGTYRTRRNRRELGLKGIEERIAAGLDNPELGPFLLKQTRDMISSGENPRKALDLAVRALKSFEICADGKPSLDMVMCLHVLATIYCNLGQYNEAIPVLERSIDIPVLEDGQEHALAKFAGCMQLGDTYAMMGQIENSLLFYAAGLEIQGQVLGETDPRFGETCRYVAEAHVQALQFDEAEKLCQMALDIHRGNGAPASIEEAADRRLMGLICDSKGDYEAALEHYVLASMAIAANDHEADVASVDCSIGDAYLALARYDEAVFSYQKALTVFKSTKGENHPTVASVYVRLADLYNKIGKFKESKSYCENALRIFGKIKPGIPSEEIASGLIDVAAIYQSMNDLEKGLKLLKKALKIYGNAPGQQSTVAGIEAQMGVMYYLLGNYSDSYNIFKSAIAKFRASGEKKTALFGIALNQMGLACVQCYAINEAADLFEEAKTILEKEYAPYHPDTLGVYSNLAGTYDAMGRVDDAIEILEYVVGMREEKLGTANPDVDDERRRLEELLKEAGRARNRRSRRSLETLLDTNSQLIKNNGITVL; from the exons ATGGATGAATTGAATGTAAATAGTGCAGCAGAGGAACCAAGTGGGAGTTATAAGGAAAACTTTGCTCAACAAGCATCACCAAGGAGTACACTGAGTCCAAGAAGCATTCAGAGTGATTCAATTGATTTGGCTATTGATGGAGTGGTGGATACCTCAATTGAGCAATTGTATCACAATGTGTGTGAAATGAGGAGCTCTGATCACTCACCCTCCAGGGCTAGTTTCTACTCTTACGACTATGATGGTGAGTCAAGGATTGATTCAGAACTGGGCCATCTTGCTGGTGATATTGTGGATTTGGAGATCACAAAGGAGGTGGTCACAGAGAATAAAGAGGACTCCAATGCcaatgctgagaaagatgttgtTGTGTCAAAGAAGGATGACAATAACCAATCTTCACCAAACACAAAAGTCATTGAAGGATCATCCAAGGCAACTCCGAAGAGGAGCGAAAAGGGTGTCCGAAAAGCAAATGGCACTTACCGTACGAGGAGGAATAGGAGGGAGCTTGGTTTGAAGGGGATCGAGGAGCGTATTGCTGCAGGTTTAGATAATCCTGAATTGGGACCATTTTTGCTCAAGCAAACAAGAGATATGATCTCCTCGGGTGAGAATCCTCGAAAAGCGCTTGATTTGGCTGTTAGAGCTTTGAAATCATTTGAGATTTGTGCAGATGGGAAACCGAGTTTGGACATGGTCATGTGTCTGCATGTCTTGGCAACAATATACTGTAATTTAGGACAGTACAATGAGGCCATTCCCGTTCTTGAGCGTTCCATTGATATTCCGGTGTTGGAGGATGGCCAAGAGCATGCACTGGCTAAGTTTGCAGGGTGCATGCAATTGGGTGACACTTATGCAATGATGGGGCAGATTGAGAATTCTCTGCTGTTTTATGCAGCAGGTCTTGAGATTCAAGGGCAGGTCCTGGGGGAAACAGACCCGAGATTCGGCGAGACATGCCGGTATGTGGCCGAGGCACATGTTCAGGCACTGCAGTTTGATGAGGCTGAGAAGCTGTGTCAGATGGCTCTTGACATTCACAGGGGAAATGGAGCTCCTGCTTCCATTGAGGAAGCAGCAGATAGGAGACTAATGGGGCTTATCTGTGACTCAAAGGGTGATTATGAAGCTGCTCTAGAGCATTATGTTTTGGCAAGCATGGCTATTGCTGCAAATGATCATGAAGCAGATGTGGCTTCAGTTGATTGCAGCATAGGTGATGCCTACCTGGCGTTGGCACGCTATGATGAGGCGGTGTTTTCTTATCAGAAAGCACTCACTGTGTTCAAATCAACCAAAGGAGAGAATCATCCAACAGTTGCTTCAGTCTATGTTAGGTTGGCTGATCTGTACAACAAGATAGGGAAGTTCAAAGAATCCAAATCTTACTGTGAAAATGCACTCAGGATTTTCGGCAAGATCAAGCCAGGGATCCCCTCAGAAGAGATTGCTAGTGGCTTGATAGATGTTGCTGCAATCTATCAATCCATGAATGATTTGGAGAAAGGGTTGAAGTTGCTCAAAAAGGCCTTGAAGATATATGGCAATGCTCCTGGCCAACAAAGCACTGTTGCAGGAATTGAGGCCCAAATGGGGGTTATGTATTACTTGCTAGGGAACTATTCTGATTCTTACAACATCTTCAAAAGCGCCATTGCCAAATTTCGTGCAAGCGGAGAGAAGAAAACCgctttgtttggaattgctttGAACCAAATGGGCCTTGCCTGTGTGCAGTGTTATGCTATAAATGAGGCAGCAGATTTGTTTGAAGAGGCCAAGACTATATTGGAAAAAGAGTATGCTCCATATCATCCAGACACCTTAGGGGTCTATAGCAATCTAGCAGGCACCTATGATGCAATGGGAAG AGTGGATGATGCCATTGAAATTTTGGAATATGTAGTTGGCATGAGAGAAGAGAAGCTTGGAACAGCAAACCCAGATGTGGATGATGAGAGGCGTAGGTTGGAAGAGTTGTTGAAAGAAGCCGGCAGGGCCCGAAACAGGAGATCAAGAAGATCATTGGAAACTCTCCTTGACACCAATTCTCAGCTTATAAAAAACAATGGCATTACGGTCCTATAA